One region of Catenuloplanes indicus genomic DNA includes:
- a CDS encoding ABC transporter substrate-binding protein, protein MRRYLAVALSAAVLAAVTACGGSPAEEPDTGTSGPRPVTVGVIPIVDVAPIYLGKEKGFFSSRGIDLELVTAQGGAAIVPGVLSGDFQFGFSNITSLMIAQTKNVPVRIVANGAASTGEPGKDFGGVAVAKGSSITSAAGLSGRKVAVNTLKNIGDTTVRESVRKAGGDPGTIEFVEIGFPDMPAALESGQVDAAWVVEPQLSAVKAAGGTVIASNFTDTAPNLTIAAYFAGTKLIAEDPALVKNFTEAINESLAYADAHPDEIRTVLSSYTKISEEVRAALILPKWPTEVNRASLETLAALGSTDGIFGGTQPDLGKLLP, encoded by the coding sequence ATGCGCCGCTACCTCGCCGTCGCGCTCAGCGCCGCGGTGCTCGCCGCCGTCACCGCGTGTGGCGGCTCCCCGGCCGAGGAGCCGGACACCGGCACGTCCGGCCCGCGCCCGGTCACGGTCGGCGTGATCCCGATCGTCGACGTGGCCCCGATCTACCTCGGCAAGGAGAAGGGCTTCTTCTCCTCCCGCGGCATCGATCTGGAGCTGGTCACCGCGCAGGGCGGCGCCGCGATCGTGCCCGGCGTGCTCAGTGGCGACTTCCAGTTCGGCTTCAGCAACATCACCTCACTGATGATCGCGCAGACGAAGAACGTACCGGTGCGGATCGTGGCGAACGGTGCCGCGTCCACCGGCGAGCCCGGCAAGGACTTCGGCGGCGTCGCGGTGGCCAAGGGCAGTTCGATCACCAGCGCGGCCGGGCTGTCCGGGCGGAAGGTCGCGGTCAACACGCTGAAGAACATCGGCGACACCACGGTTCGCGAGTCGGTGCGCAAGGCCGGCGGCGACCCGGGCACCATCGAGTTCGTCGAGATCGGCTTCCCGGACATGCCGGCCGCGCTGGAGAGCGGCCAGGTCGACGCGGCCTGGGTGGTCGAGCCGCAGCTGTCCGCGGTCAAGGCCGCGGGCGGCACCGTGATCGCGTCCAACTTCACCGACACCGCGCCGAACCTGACGATCGCGGCCTACTTCGCCGGTACGAAGCTGATCGCCGAGGACCCGGCGCTGGTCAAGAACTTCACCGAGGCGATCAACGAGTCGCTGGCGTACGCGGACGCGCACCCGGACGAGATCCGTACCGTGCTCAGCAGCTACACGAAGATCAGCGAGGAGGTGCGGGCCGCGCTGATCCTGCCGAAATGGCCCACCGAGGTGAACCGGGCGTCGCTGGAGACGCTGGCCGCGCTCGGCAGCACCGACGGCATCTTCGGCGGCACCCAGCCGGACCTGGGCAAGCTGCTGCCGTGA
- a CDS encoding serine hydrolase: MPRIPLPFALLTAAVVAVVTGSVLTLPVRPGDGTPAAEAEPRVTADPRTEARRAWDARAAELTVALAAESAGVAVIDNRTGFTYGHLGGAAFESASVAKVGILAAVLLLAQDQGRELTAAENRLATRMIGVSDNDAATALYAEIGAAAGLGAAVARLGLTGTVPDESWGLTRTTPADQARLISALLVPDSAEGAFSDYSRQVAETLMTSIDADQDWGVSAAATPGERAALKNGWLSRDTEDGTWIVNSAGRITGGTADLTLVVLSHGNAGYRVGVDRVEKVAMLTRATLAV, translated from the coding sequence GTACGTCCCGGCGACGGGACTCCCGCGGCCGAGGCGGAGCCGCGCGTGACGGCCGACCCGCGGACCGAGGCGCGGCGGGCGTGGGACGCGCGGGCGGCGGAGCTGACCGTGGCGCTGGCCGCGGAGAGCGCGGGAGTCGCGGTGATCGACAACCGCACCGGCTTCACGTACGGCCACCTCGGCGGCGCCGCGTTCGAGTCGGCCAGCGTGGCGAAGGTCGGCATCCTGGCCGCGGTGCTGCTGCTCGCCCAGGATCAGGGCCGCGAACTGACCGCGGCGGAGAACCGGCTGGCCACCCGGATGATCGGCGTCAGCGACAACGACGCGGCCACCGCGCTGTACGCCGAGATCGGCGCCGCGGCCGGGTTGGGTGCGGCGGTCGCGCGACTCGGGCTGACCGGCACCGTGCCGGACGAGAGCTGGGGCCTGACCCGCACCACGCCGGCCGACCAGGCCCGGCTGATCAGCGCGCTGCTGGTGCCGGACAGCGCGGAGGGCGCGTTCAGCGACTACTCCCGGCAGGTCGCGGAGACGCTGATGACCTCGATCGACGCGGACCAGGACTGGGGCGTGAGCGCGGCGGCCACGCCCGGCGAGCGGGCCGCGCTGAAGAACGGCTGGCTGAGCCGGGACACCGAGGACGGCACCTGGATCGTGAACAGCGCCGGTCGGATCACCGGCGGCACCGCGGACCTGACACTGGTGGTGCTGTCCCACGGCAACGCCGGCTACCGGGTGGGCGTTGACCGGGTGGAGAAGGTCGCCATGCTCACCCGCGCCACGCTGGCCGTCTAG
- the pcaG gene encoding protocatechuate 3,4-dioxygenase subunit alpha encodes MTTEFDGLTPSQTVGPYLSIGLPWPDGHSVVEEGTPGAIRIFGTVYDGAGAEVPDALIETWQADPAGGFAHPDDPRGPADSGFRGFGRCPTDDAGDWAIITLKPGVVPDREGRPQAPHIDVSVLARGLLHRVVTRIYFADEPAANAADPVLATVPEARRSTLLATPDGDGYRFDIRLQGDDETVFFAL; translated from the coding sequence ATGACGACTGAGTTCGACGGGCTCACGCCGTCGCAGACGGTCGGGCCGTACCTGTCGATCGGCCTGCCCTGGCCGGACGGCCACTCCGTGGTCGAGGAGGGCACGCCGGGCGCGATCCGGATCTTCGGCACGGTCTACGACGGCGCCGGTGCCGAGGTGCCGGACGCGCTGATCGAGACGTGGCAGGCGGACCCGGCCGGCGGCTTCGCGCACCCGGACGACCCGCGCGGCCCGGCGGACTCCGGCTTCCGCGGATTCGGCCGGTGTCCCACCGACGACGCCGGTGACTGGGCGATAATCACGCTGAAGCCCGGCGTCGTGCCGGACCGCGAGGGCCGGCCGCAGGCGCCGCACATCGACGTCTCGGTCCTGGCCCGCGGGCTGCTGCACCGCGTGGTGACCCGGATCTACTTCGCCGACGAGCCGGCGGCGAACGCGGCCGACCCGGTGCTGGCGACCGTGCCGGAGGCCCGCCGGTCCACGCTGCTCGCGACGCCGGACGGCGACGGCTACCGCTTCGACATCCGGTTGCAGGGGGATGATGAGACCGTCTTCTTCGCACTCTGA
- a CDS encoding IclR family transcriptional regulator domain-containing protein, whose amino-acid sequence MTESAREGHFVQSLERGLAVIRAFDATRPELTLSEVARICDLTRAAARRFLLTLTDLGYVHTDGRMFRLSPRVLELGYAYLSSISLPEVAEPHLERLVAEVRESSSVSVLDGDDVVYVARVPTSRIMTVSINVGTRFPAYVTSMGRVLLAAAPDATLDDYLRRVRLEKLTPRTVTAEAALRAELGRVRAQGYAIVDQELEEGLRSMAAPIRDRNGKVVAAVNISVHASRTSVAALHDELLPPLLAAAARIEEDLRMAGPSPALRAV is encoded by the coding sequence GTGACGGAAAGCGCTCGGGAGGGACACTTCGTCCAGTCGCTGGAACGCGGGCTGGCGGTCATCCGGGCGTTCGACGCCACCCGCCCGGAGCTGACGCTCAGTGAGGTCGCCCGCATCTGCGACCTGACCCGTGCCGCCGCCCGCCGCTTCCTGCTCACGCTGACCGACCTCGGCTACGTGCACACCGACGGCCGGATGTTCCGGCTCAGCCCGCGCGTGCTCGAGCTCGGCTATGCGTACCTGTCCAGCATCTCGCTCCCCGAGGTCGCCGAACCGCACCTGGAACGCCTGGTCGCCGAGGTCCGCGAGTCGTCCTCGGTCTCGGTCCTGGACGGCGACGACGTGGTCTACGTGGCCCGCGTGCCCACCAGCCGGATCATGACAGTCTCGATCAACGTCGGCACCCGCTTCCCCGCCTACGTGACGTCGATGGGCCGCGTCCTGCTGGCCGCCGCGCCCGACGCCACGCTCGACGACTATCTGCGGCGCGTCCGGCTGGAGAAGCTGACCCCGCGCACCGTCACGGCCGAGGCCGCGCTGCGCGCCGAGCTCGGCCGGGTGCGCGCCCAGGGCTACGCGATCGTCGACCAGGAGCTGGAGGAGGGGCTGCGCTCGATGGCCGCGCCGATCCGCGACCGCAACGGCAAGGTGGTCGCCGCGGTGAACATCTCCGTCCACGCCAGCCGCACGTCCGTCGCCGCGCTGCACGACGAACTCCTCCCGCCGCTGCTGGCCGCCGCCGCCCGGATCGAGGAGGACCTCCGCATGGCCGGCCCCTCCCCGGCCCTGCGAGCCGTCTGA
- the pcaDC gene encoding bifunctional 3-oxoadipate enol-lactonase/4-carboxymuconolactone decarboxylase PcaDC — protein MTAVELHHVLDGPVDAPPLLLLNSLGTDLSMWDPQMPALSRRFRVIRCDTRGHGRSPVPPGDYALDDLGRDALALLDRLGIASAHVVGLSLGGMTAMWLAAHAPERVGRLVLCCTSARLGPPEAWADRARTVRAHGTRAVADAVAGRWLTAGFAERHPQLVDRLKNMISKTPPDGYAGACAVVQHMDQRADLASITARTLVIAGQDDPATPPAHGRLIADGIPGARLVVLPEAAHLATVERADAVTALLLDHLEDRTAGDTGMIVRRQVLGDEHVDRTVAGTTPLTAPFQDFITRYAWGEIWSRDALDRRSRSMITLAVLTALHCHDELAMHVRAARRNGLTAAEIGEVLLHTAVYAGVPASNAALAVARRVLAEEE, from the coding sequence ATGACCGCGGTGGAGCTGCATCACGTGCTGGACGGGCCGGTCGACGCGCCGCCGCTGCTGCTGCTGAACTCGCTGGGCACCGACCTGAGCATGTGGGACCCGCAGATGCCCGCGTTGAGCCGCCGGTTCCGGGTGATCCGCTGTGACACCCGGGGGCACGGGCGCTCACCCGTACCGCCGGGGGACTATGCCCTTGATGATCTCGGACGGGACGCGCTGGCGCTGCTGGACCGGCTCGGGATCGCGTCCGCGCACGTCGTGGGACTCTCGCTCGGCGGGATGACCGCGATGTGGCTGGCCGCGCACGCGCCCGAGCGCGTGGGCCGCCTGGTGCTCTGCTGCACGTCCGCCCGGCTCGGCCCGCCCGAGGCCTGGGCCGACCGGGCCCGGACCGTCCGCGCGCACGGCACCCGGGCGGTCGCGGACGCGGTGGCCGGCCGCTGGCTCACCGCCGGGTTCGCCGAGCGCCACCCGCAGCTGGTGGACCGGCTCAAAAACATGATCAGCAAAACCCCGCCGGACGGGTACGCCGGCGCGTGCGCGGTCGTCCAGCACATGGACCAGCGCGCCGACCTGGCCTCCATCACCGCCCGCACGCTGGTGATCGCGGGCCAGGACGACCCGGCCACGCCGCCGGCGCACGGGCGGCTCATCGCGGACGGGATTCCCGGCGCGCGCCTGGTGGTGTTGCCCGAGGCCGCGCACCTGGCCACCGTGGAACGCGCCGACGCGGTCACCGCGCTGCTCCTCGACCACCTGGAGGACCGGACGGCCGGGGACACCGGCATGATCGTGCGCCGGCAGGTGCTCGGCGACGAGCACGTGGACCGCACGGTGGCCGGCACCACGCCGCTGACCGCACCGTTCCAGGACTTCATCACCCGGTACGCGTGGGGCGAGATCTGGTCCCGGGACGCGCTCGACCGCCGCAGCCGCAGCATGATCACGCTTGCCGTGCTGACCGCGCTGCACTGCCACGACGAGCTGGCCATGCACGTGCGCGCGGCCCGCCGGAACGGCCTGACCGCCGCGGAGATCGGCGAGGTGCTGCTGCACACCGCGGTCTACGCGGGCGTGCCGGCCAGCAACGCCGCGCTGGCCGTCGCCCGCCGGGTGCTGGCCGAGGAAGAGTAA
- a CDS encoding CoA-transferase subunit beta: MTYSPGEMMTVAAARALAPGTSCFVGIGKPSTAANLARRTHAPDLVLVYESGTIGAKPDRLPLSIGDGVLAETADAVVSVPEIFNYWLQPGRIDVGFLGAAQLDRFANINTTVIGKDYTDPTVRLPGAGGAPEIAASCREVIVIVAHSRRTFVTTVDFVTSVGFGAGPGDRERHGLRGRGPQLVVTDLGMLAPDPETCELTLTHLHPGVTLDEVRAATGWELRVAAELRTTAAPTDTELSVLRALENPTS, from the coding sequence GTGACCTACTCCCCCGGCGAGATGATGACGGTCGCGGCCGCGCGGGCGCTGGCGCCCGGGACCAGCTGCTTCGTCGGCATCGGCAAGCCCAGCACCGCCGCCAACCTGGCCCGCCGGACGCACGCGCCGGACCTGGTGCTGGTCTACGAGTCCGGCACGATCGGCGCGAAGCCGGACCGGCTGCCGCTCTCCATCGGCGACGGCGTACTGGCCGAGACCGCGGACGCGGTGGTCTCGGTGCCGGAGATCTTCAACTACTGGCTTCAGCCCGGCCGGATCGACGTCGGCTTCCTCGGCGCCGCGCAGCTCGACCGGTTCGCCAACATCAACACCACCGTGATCGGCAAGGACTACACCGACCCGACGGTACGGCTGCCCGGCGCCGGCGGCGCACCGGAGATCGCGGCGTCGTGCCGCGAGGTCATCGTGATCGTGGCACACAGCCGGCGTACGTTCGTGACGACCGTCGACTTCGTGACCTCGGTCGGCTTCGGTGCCGGGCCGGGCGACCGGGAACGGCACGGGCTGCGCGGCCGGGGCCCGCAACTGGTCGTCACGGACCTCGGCATGCTCGCGCCGGACCCGGAGACCTGCGAGCTCACGCTCACCCACCTGCACCCCGGCGTCACGCTCGACGAGGTGCGCGCCGCCACCGGCTGGGAGCTGCGCGTCGCCGCCGAACTGCGGACCACCGCGGCGCCGACGGACACCGAGCTGAGCGTGCTGCGCGCGCTCGAGAACCCGACGAGCTAG
- a CDS encoding ABC transporter permease, which translates to MKPVLGLAGLGGFVLLLEMIPRAGLVPSRYLPPAADIAVALVGELADAAFWAALGDTLLGWVLGLAIASVAGVLLGLVIGAVPVLRELTASTVEFLRPIPSVALIPLVVVLYGASLQSKLVLVVYAAFWQMLVQVLHGVRDVDPVADETARVYGLGRASRITHVLWPTALPYVMTGLRLAAAVALILCVTGELVIGAPGLGARIAVAQTSGAIPDLYALIVVTGMLGVAINVGARAVERHALRWHQSVRGEVAV; encoded by the coding sequence GTGAAACCCGTCCTGGGGCTCGCCGGTCTCGGCGGGTTCGTGCTGCTGCTGGAGATGATCCCGCGCGCCGGCCTGGTCCCGTCGCGATACCTCCCACCGGCGGCCGACATCGCGGTCGCGCTCGTCGGCGAACTGGCCGACGCCGCGTTCTGGGCCGCGCTCGGCGACACGCTGCTGGGCTGGGTGCTCGGCCTGGCGATCGCAAGCGTGGCCGGGGTCCTGCTCGGACTGGTGATCGGCGCGGTACCGGTGCTGCGTGAGCTGACCGCGTCCACCGTGGAGTTCCTCCGGCCGATCCCGTCCGTGGCGCTGATCCCGCTGGTCGTGGTGCTCTACGGCGCCAGCCTGCAATCCAAGCTGGTGCTGGTGGTCTACGCCGCGTTCTGGCAGATGCTGGTCCAGGTGCTCCACGGCGTGCGGGACGTCGACCCGGTCGCGGACGAGACCGCGCGCGTCTACGGCCTCGGCCGGGCCTCCCGGATCACGCACGTGCTCTGGCCGACCGCGCTGCCGTACGTGATGACCGGTCTGCGCCTCGCCGCCGCGGTCGCGCTGATCCTCTGCGTCACCGGCGAGCTGGTGATCGGCGCACCCGGGCTCGGCGCGCGGATCGCGGTCGCACAGACCTCCGGCGCGATCCCGGACCTGTACGCGTTGATCGTGGTCACCGGCATGCTCGGCGTCGCGATCAACGTGGGCGCCCGCGCGGTCGAGCGGCACGCGCTGCGCTGGCATCAGTCGGTCCGCGGCGAGGTCGCGGTATGA
- a CDS encoding CoA transferase subunit A — protein sequence MGQITTLAEAVARLVHDGDTVALEGFTHLIPVAAGHEIIRQGRRDLTLVRMTPDIVYDQLIGAGCARKLVFSWAGNPGVGSLHRFRDAAQHGWPVPLEIEEHSHAGMANRYAAGAAGLPFAVLRGYTGTDLPGRTATVAPITCPFTGEVLTAVPALNPDVAIVHAQRADRRGNVQIWGISGVHKEVVLASRSSLVTVEEIVDELEPRPGALVLPGWAITCVAEVPRGAHPSYAMGYYERDNAYYRSWDAISRDRDAFTAWLRAEVLR from the coding sequence ATGGGGCAGATCACCACGCTGGCCGAGGCGGTCGCCCGGCTCGTCCACGACGGGGACACGGTCGCGCTGGAGGGGTTCACCCACCTGATCCCGGTCGCGGCCGGGCACGAGATCATCCGGCAGGGCCGCCGCGACCTGACGCTGGTCCGGATGACGCCGGACATCGTCTACGACCAGCTGATCGGCGCCGGCTGCGCGCGCAAGCTGGTCTTCTCCTGGGCCGGCAACCCGGGCGTCGGCTCGCTGCACCGCTTCCGGGACGCGGCACAGCACGGCTGGCCGGTCCCGCTGGAGATCGAGGAGCACAGCCACGCCGGTATGGCGAACCGGTACGCGGCCGGCGCGGCCGGGCTGCCCTTCGCGGTGCTGCGCGGCTACACCGGCACCGACCTGCCCGGCCGGACCGCTACCGTCGCGCCGATCACCTGCCCGTTCACCGGCGAGGTGCTGACCGCGGTGCCGGCGCTGAACCCGGACGTGGCGATCGTGCACGCGCAGCGCGCGGACCGGCGGGGCAACGTGCAGATCTGGGGCATCAGCGGCGTACACAAGGAAGTGGTGCTGGCTTCGAGAAGTTCGCTGGTCACCGTCGAGGAGATCGTCGACGAGCTGGAGCCGCGGCCGGGTGCGCTGGTGCTGCCGGGCTGGGCGATCACCTGCGTGGCCGAGGTGCCACGCGGCGCCCATCCGTCGTACGCGATGGGCTACTACGAGCGGGACAACGCGTACTACCGGTCGTGGGACGCGATCTCCCGGGACCGGGACGCGTTCACCGCGTGGCTGCGTGCGGAGGTGCTCCGGTGA
- the pcaH gene encoding protocatechuate 3,4-dioxygenase subunit beta: protein MLPTYRRDDGTTHPPLLSPGYRSTVLRAPREQFVLLPHSLTEVTGPLLGEGRVRPSDADLTLAPGGEAQGQRIIVHGQVRDAGGRPIPHTLVEVWQSNAAGRYQHRWDQHHAPLDPHFTGVGRCLTDETGHYRFVTVKPGAYPWGNHPNAWRPAHIHFSLLGRAFTQRLVTQMYFPDDPLFAYDPIFNSVRDERARNRLIARFDLDATVESWALGFRFDIVLAGADGTPTEDPHDD, encoded by the coding sequence ATGCTGCCGACCTACCGGCGCGACGACGGTACGACGCACCCGCCGCTGCTCTCCCCGGGTTACCGGTCGACGGTGCTGCGGGCGCCGCGCGAGCAGTTCGTGCTGCTGCCGCACTCGCTCACCGAGGTCACCGGCCCGCTGCTCGGCGAGGGCCGGGTGCGTCCCTCGGACGCCGATCTCACGCTCGCGCCCGGCGGTGAGGCACAGGGCCAGCGGATCATCGTGCACGGGCAGGTGCGCGACGCCGGTGGCCGGCCGATCCCGCACACGCTGGTCGAGGTGTGGCAGTCGAACGCGGCCGGGCGCTACCAGCACCGGTGGGACCAGCACCACGCACCGCTCGATCCGCACTTCACCGGCGTGGGCCGGTGCCTCACCGACGAGACCGGGCACTACCGGTTCGTCACCGTCAAGCCGGGCGCCTACCCGTGGGGCAACCACCCGAACGCGTGGCGGCCGGCGCACATCCACTTCTCGCTGCTCGGGCGCGCGTTCACGCAGCGCCTGGTGACGCAGATGTACTTCCCCGACGATCCGCTGTTCGCGTACGACCCGATCTTCAACTCGGTGCGGGACGAGCGCGCGCGGAACCGGCTGATCGCCCGGTTCGACCTGGACGCCACCGTGGAGTCGTGGGCGCTCGGCTTCCGGTTCGACATCGTGCTGGCCGGTGCGGACGGAACACCGACGGAGGACCCGCATGACGACTGA
- the pcaF gene encoding 3-oxoadipyl-CoA thiolase — protein sequence MAEAYIVGGVRTPIGRYAGALAPVRPDDLAAHVIRELLRRHPTADPDAIDDVVLGCANQAGEDNRNVARMGALLAGLPVEVPGSTINRLCGSGLDAVSYAARAIRSGEADLLVAGGVESMSRAPFVLPKAETPFGRAAEIADTTLGWRLVNPLMEAQYGIDSMGGTAENVAEDHRISREDQDGFALRSQRRAAAAQVSGRLAEEIVPVAVPVKRGEPIVVERDEHPRETSLEKLAKLPTPFRPGGTVTAGNAAGVNDGAAALLIASRAALERHGLTPLARITGAATAGVEPRIMGIGPVPATRKLLGRAGLTVGDLDLIELNEAFAAQSLAVLRGLGLPDDAAHVNPNGGAIALGHPLGMSGARLALTAALELSHRGGRRALATMCVGVGQGISVLLEAP from the coding sequence ATGGCGGAGGCGTACATCGTCGGCGGCGTGCGAACCCCGATCGGGCGGTACGCCGGGGCGCTCGCCCCGGTGCGGCCGGACGACCTGGCCGCCCACGTCATCCGCGAACTGCTCCGGCGGCACCCCACGGCGGACCCGGACGCGATCGACGACGTGGTCCTCGGCTGCGCCAACCAGGCCGGCGAGGACAACCGCAACGTGGCCCGGATGGGCGCGCTGCTGGCCGGGCTGCCGGTCGAGGTGCCGGGCAGCACGATCAACCGGCTCTGCGGCTCCGGCCTGGACGCGGTCTCCTACGCGGCCCGCGCGATCCGGTCCGGCGAGGCCGACCTGCTGGTGGCCGGCGGCGTGGAGAGCATGAGCCGGGCGCCGTTCGTGCTGCCGAAGGCGGAGACGCCGTTCGGCCGCGCCGCCGAGATCGCGGACACCACGCTCGGCTGGCGGCTGGTCAACCCGCTGATGGAGGCGCAGTACGGCATCGACTCGATGGGCGGCACCGCGGAGAACGTGGCCGAGGACCACCGGATCTCCCGCGAGGACCAGGACGGGTTCGCGCTCCGCTCCCAGCGGCGGGCCGCGGCGGCACAGGTCAGCGGGCGCCTCGCGGAGGAGATCGTGCCGGTCGCGGTGCCGGTCAAGCGCGGCGAGCCGATCGTCGTGGAGCGGGACGAGCACCCGCGCGAGACCAGCCTGGAGAAGCTGGCGAAGCTGCCCACGCCGTTCCGTCCAGGCGGCACGGTCACGGCCGGGAACGCGGCCGGGGTCAACGACGGCGCCGCGGCGCTGCTGATCGCGAGCCGCGCGGCGCTCGAACGGCACGGCCTCACGCCGCTGGCGCGGATCACCGGTGCGGCCACGGCCGGCGTCGAGCCGAGGATCATGGGCATCGGGCCGGTCCCGGCCACCCGGAAGCTGCTCGGCCGCGCCGGGCTCACCGTCGGCGACCTGGACCTGATCGAGCTGAACGAGGCGTTCGCGGCGCAGTCCCTGGCCGTGCTCCGCGGCCTGGGTCTGCCCGACGACGCCGCGCACGTCAACCCGAACGGCGGCGCGATCGCGCTCGGCCACCCGCTCGGCATGAGCGGGGCGCGCCTCGCGCTGACGGCGGCGCTCGAGCTGTCCCACCGCGGCGGCCGCCGCGCGCTGGCCACCATGTGCGTCGGCGTCGGTCAGGGCATCAGCGTGCTGCTCGAGGCCCCGTAG
- the pcaB gene encoding 3-carboxy-cis,cis-muconate cycloisomerase, which produces MMRPSSSHSDPPSGDSPASAGRGLFDGVLSAGPVHDAVGDIAWLRAMLDAEAALARAQARLGLIPPAAAVAITNACRASGFDPAALARDAVSAGNPVVPLVRALRAGLPPDLARFAHAGATSQDIIDSAAMLVAHRATGPLRADLASTADRAATLAAAHRDTPIAGRTLLQQALPTTFGLIAAGWATALDAAGARLARVRHGTLAAQLGGATGTLAAIDDLAAPGAGAARRGGPPAAGDGRIGPELISAFADELGLNEPVLPWHTDRGRIAELAGVLAGAAGTVAKIARDVVLLAQTEIGEVREGGGRGGSSTMPHKANPIAAISAAASAARAPGLAATLFAAMPHEHQRAAGAWHAEWLPLTDLLRATGSAAHWLRDCLTHLEIDPVRMRANLNLTGGALLAERVAGALAPTIGRDAAHDLVADVVRAGRPLAGDPRVTAHLDPDTVTALLDPAAYLGSAGPLVDRALAAHPKGDA; this is translated from the coding sequence ATGATGAGACCGTCTTCTTCGCACTCTGACCCACCTTCCGGCGACAGCCCGGCTTCCGCCGGGCGCGGGCTCTTCGACGGGGTGCTGTCCGCTGGGCCGGTGCACGACGCGGTCGGCGACATCGCCTGGCTGCGGGCCATGCTCGACGCCGAGGCCGCGCTGGCCCGCGCCCAGGCCCGCCTCGGCCTGATCCCGCCGGCCGCCGCCGTGGCGATCACGAACGCCTGCCGCGCGTCCGGGTTCGATCCGGCCGCGCTGGCCCGCGACGCGGTCTCCGCCGGAAATCCCGTGGTGCCGCTGGTACGCGCACTGCGCGCCGGGCTGCCACCGGACCTGGCCCGGTTCGCCCACGCGGGCGCCACCAGCCAGGACATCATCGACTCGGCCGCGATGCTGGTCGCCCACCGCGCCACCGGCCCGCTGCGCGCCGACCTGGCCTCCACAGCCGACCGCGCCGCCACGCTCGCCGCCGCCCACCGGGACACGCCGATCGCCGGCCGCACCCTGCTCCAGCAGGCGCTGCCGACCACGTTCGGCCTGATCGCGGCCGGCTGGGCGACCGCACTCGACGCCGCCGGCGCCCGCCTGGCCCGGGTCCGCCACGGCACGCTCGCGGCTCAGCTCGGCGGCGCCACCGGCACGCTGGCCGCGATCGACGACCTGGCGGCGCCCGGCGCCGGCGCGGCGCGGCGCGGTGGGCCGCCTGCCGCCGGCGACGGCCGGATCGGGCCGGAGCTGATCTCCGCTTTCGCGGACGAACTCGGGCTGAACGAGCCGGTGCTGCCCTGGCACACCGACCGGGGCCGGATCGCGGAGCTGGCCGGGGTGCTGGCCGGTGCGGCCGGCACGGTAGCGAAGATCGCGCGGGACGTGGTCCTGCTGGCGCAGACCGAGATCGGCGAGGTGCGCGAGGGCGGCGGCCGCGGCGGATCGTCGACCATGCCGCACAAGGCCAACCCGATCGCCGCGATCTCCGCCGCCGCGTCCGCCGCCCGCGCACCCGGCCTGGCCGCCACGCTCTTCGCGGCCATGCCGCACGAGCACCAGCGCGCCGCCGGGGCCTGGCACGCGGAGTGGCTGCCGCTCACCGATCTGCTGCGGGCCACCGGTTCGGCCGCGCACTGGCTGCGCGACTGTCTCACCCACCTGGAGATCGACCCGGTACGCATGCGCGCGAACCTGAACCTGACCGGCGGCGCGCTGCTGGCCGAGCGGGTCGCGGGCGCGCTGGCACCGACGATCGGCAGGGACGCCGCCCACGACCTGGTCGCGGACGTGGTGCGCGCCGGCCGCCCGCTCGCCGGCGACCCGCGCGTCACCGCGCACCTGGACCCGGACACGGTGACCGCGCTCCTCGACCCGGCGGCGTACCTGGGCAGCGCGGGCCCGCTGGTCGACCGTGCCCTGGCCGCCCACCCCAAGGGAGACGCATGA